One Primulina eburnea isolate SZY01 chromosome 4, ASM2296580v1, whole genome shotgun sequence genomic window, TGACACGAAAATTTCATAGTGAAAAATATGTATGATGTACGTATAATTTATTTTGTCAGGtacaataattatttatattggAAGAACGATCAAACTGTGGTGCTTGAGCTTTTATacgatttaaaaaatttgagttatATTATTACCACCAACTATAGTTTTTGATAAATTGACAAATGCTCGGTTctacaattgatatcagagtcAAGGTCACGAGTTCGATTCTCATTAATTGCAAGTAGCACAATATTTGGAAaaaagattgttgggtgcaataattgtctttgcTGGAAGAACGATTGAACCATTATGTTTTAGTTGTTTtacgatttaaaagatttgaattatACTGTTATTGTGACGACCTAACCCACTTGTAATATTGTCCCATTTGGACTGGGGCCTCACGAGTTTAAAATGTGTCACAACGTACGGTGTCCACACacactggctctgataccaaatagGATGTGAATGCCTTTAGGCGATATCCCATATCGCCAAATCACGAGAGAGATATTGAGTATTTAAATGAACGTGTAGCAACCCCTTATGATGCGTTTTAAACCTGTGAGGCTTCGAGCCAAAGTGGGTAATACCACAAGTAGGCTGGAATGTTATATTTGACATCAGAGTGACTCCGCATGAGTTTGGGATGGTGAGACAAACCACAACAAGGACACTGAATCCCAAAAGATGGGGTGGAGATACTTAAGCGAAAGCTCACGTCGTCAAACCACAGGAGAAATTCTGTgcatttaaatgagcgtgtagcaaccgcttgtgacgcgttttaaagTTGTGAGACCCCGATTCAAAAAACAATGTCACAGGTGGGCTGGACCgttacatttggtatcagagccagtgtGTGTGGATGCCGCAGTTGTGATGTCTTTTAAAGCCGTGAGGCCCCAGATCAAAGcagacaatatcacaagtgagTTGAACCTTTACATTTGGTATCGCAGCCAGTGTGTATGGACGCCGCATGTTGTGACGCATTTTAAACCCGTAAGGTCCCGAGTCAaagcggacaatatcacaagtgagCTGGACTGTTATATTTGGTATCAAAGTCAGTGTGTGTGTGGACGCCGTACGTTGTGACATGTTTTAAAGCCGCGAGTTTCCATGTCAAAGCAGACAATAACATAAGTAAAATGGGTCATTACAGTTATCACcagttataatttttttataaaacgaTAAACGTGAAATACTACGCGTAtacatttataatattataatcaaATTGTATCACATCAAATATGACAATAAAGATAACGTGATTGGTGGGTAGAAAGAACAGACAAAAAGTTGAGATTTCATAATGAGAATCGTTCCATCAAAAGAAAGCAATAATTACAAGGTTGTTGGTCTCACTAAATCAAATTTACCAAGCACTAATTAATCAGTCAAATCATAACTCAcgtaaaaatagaaaataataatcgtaatgtaatattttttttacagaaAAAGTAAGAATTAAACCCAGCAACTGACAATTAATCTTTTCTATCAGCGGATCATGACACAAACTATGTTAatgtttcataaaaaaaaatttatagaaTAAATTAGCTTTTTTTCCAAATGAAATTTCAATGTGTGGTGATGATTATCTTTCAAAGTCATTTCTTGATAGTAAAAGTTGCTGaaattataaattaagtttGCCAAATTAATTGTACTAACCGATGTAATCGAACACCTATTTTCATTAAAAACATCGAAAGGGGTGATAATAATAATTCTTATTTTCTAGTTAAAGAGTTAATTTTGAGGTGAGGAACTGAACATGATATTAGTCAAGTCATAACCTAATCTTAAATTTGAAATGCACTCTAAAATCTGACAATCAATTTTCAACCATTTCGCCAATAAAAAAGGAAACTGTCAAGcaagttttaagccaaatatACAAAGTTTTCGAAGAGGAAAATGGACAAATTGTATTTGCTCATGTATATTTTGCTTCGTTGTGATTTTAGTCATCTATGTTACCAAATTAACTAAACTTTCTGAAAGAAAAGATAGCGAACTAAAACTGAAATTACATAGACGATCAAAAATCgcaaagatatatatatatatatatatatatatatatatatatatatataacataaaaaatataaatttcctAAGAAAAAACTCATATTTGTTAAAGGGTTTTAGGAGCAACAACTTATActattttggaaaaatttacaaataaaatttgaatattGTTTAAAAATTGAAAGTTACTTGTATATAAGATCACTTTGTATTTTTTTAGGTGACATGATAAGATGTCATACCCCAAATACACACAAGTTATCAGCTTGTCAAGTGTTATTTatattcataaaataataaagaGAAAAGGATAAAGAAGAGGAATAatggaaagaaagaaagaaagaaaagaaaggtaCATAAAATCCCAAAGGCTTGGTTGGCTAAAATGAAAGGGTCCCAAACATGTGAAGGTTGCAATCATTAGACGATGTGGTCGTGAGGGAGACAACATAAAGTGCCCAATCGGACAATTTTTGGTCCATCATGCCAACTAATGCACTTTCTGCCTCAGAATTTCCTAAAATTTTAATGATGCTCATTTGTACACATGTTTAATCAAAGGATTACATCCAATTTTTAGGCTCTATTTCGATTGGGGAATCTGATTTCGAATTATGAATTTGAAAAAGCATAGATTTCAAATGACTAATTCGAGTAAGAATTTGAAATCCATCGTTGTTATTAAGAATTAACTAAGAGAACTACAGCCAAACAATTTTCTTAGAAATAAAACATGCAACCTGAGCAGGCATGTTTGCAAGATTTGAAATCATTCCAACTGCCACCGTCCAAATGCAACCTCATGTCGACAAATGGATCAAAATAAGTTCGAATTGGACTCATTCGATTTTTTAGAATCTTTACTAGATAAAAAGAATATAAACAAGTTATTTGAGAATAGTTTTGTGTTGGCTGATCAAATGTAAATGTGAAAAACATCATtgctaatttgaaattatttttttttataaaaaaaatgcatTGGTTGAGAATTTTGATATTAAGATGGAAGGCTTCTAAAGAAACAATTTTTGAGCTTTCCCATCTGAACATAACCTTGTTCGAATAATTGCTATTCAGATTTCTCCGTTAGAGGCCCAATAATTGAGGAAGGTCCAGTGAGTAGTGGTCGGCCCAGCGTCGCGAAGCCCAATTTAGACTATTCAAGCCCAACATTATCCTTACTGCTTCTCTGCGGCGTCTCTCCTCTCTTCCTTCTCTCAAGGTTctatttttaaaatcataaatccttCTAATAGAACTAGGCGgtctcacaaatttttacctgTTAGACGGATAAATCAtaatgatattcacaataaaaattaatactcttaatataaataataattttttatggatgatccaaataagagattcatcttacaaaatacgacccgtgacacagtctcacacaaattttacCCTAAAGGAAATAAAAGAGATAAAACctagaaatggaaacaaaatATCATGAAGGTTTTGGCAGAGATAAAATCCCCCTGGAGGTGAATGTTAcgttttccatttttttttaaatctcctTCCTATTTGGAAGAAGCTGGATTTTAAATCAtggatttataattttattttagtttttgacGGAAAAGTTAAAATATTAAGAATTTGATTTGACAGTTAAAAGTAATATCattcaatataaaaaaaaattctataacacatttttgtttaaaatatcTTGTTTATTAACAACATTTATGCAAATATTCATATATTGTGAGATGAAACAAatggaataaaatatttttaaaaaacaagaaaaaatcaTAGTattattcaatatttttttaagaattaGAAAAAATTAAAGTTTGGCATGAAGCTTGACCAAAGTTTCATAAATAAGACTTTTACTATTAAAAATAAGGTTTTTACTAacttatataaattttgaaatattaaatattttattgattttttacgTAACTCTCTCCAAGTAATAAAATGCGAACTTATTGTAAATGATTTTAAGATtatcatattttattaaatttgaaaacaatttaaaatttatgaaatagacatacaaaattaatattaataatattttctattttctcCATAGTTCAAATCCCCAAAGAATTCAAATAAAATCTCTACCAATTTTGTTTTGAAATCATACACTTAAAAATGATGATTCTAATTTCAAATCCCACCAAATCCAATTTTTTTTCATCATACTACCAAAACACAATTTTAGTATTAATTTCAAGGAACCTTAAAATTTCACAGAGATTCTTCCTTTACCCAACCATGTTCACTTTGTGATTTGATACATGTATGTCAACATTCAATATCAACGCATATGCTTATTCTGCTAGTATGTTGTGATTCTAGTCATTCTTAAATTGTTAATTATTTCGAGATTATTGAATCCATGGCATCGAACTCCAACTTCGTTCGATCATAGCAGAATCAAATTTAGTTTGGAAGTTCGACAGAGTTCTTACACACCCAATGGTTGCCCAAAGATTTATGAATGAAATAGTTTTATAGTAGAAAGAGGAAAAAACATGAAACCTACTCAATCTTAGAATCCGTCCCCATAATCATAATCCATTCAAGATTATTCCAACTGTTAGTTACAAGCTGAATAACGATACAATTAAGGACTACGTCAGAAAAACCTACTCAAACTTTTGCTGATAAGGAAAACACATTATAGCAAGAGAATACAAGTAAAGTCGTAAGTAACAACAGCTCGCAACGAACACATGAGATGCAGTGATGGAGAGAACCCCAGATTTTTGGTTAATCGTGCTTTCAAAAAATAAAGCGGTGTCCCAATTACCCAAGTCATTCAGATATCCAAGCCTCCAAGCAGCAACTGAACCGTCAGCTGGTTTCCATCTTGACTGAGTTGCACAAAAACATAATCAAGAACATGGAAACCCCTCAATCTTTATTTGGTATCCTAAGAACATACATGAAAAATTAGATAAGAGAGACAGAAGTCTTGATAGAACCACATTGACAGACTAGGAAACAGTACGTACACATCTTTATGGCAAATGCTTGAGGAACTCACCACGATATGGTTTAGGTATCACTGACAGTAAACAGCTTGATCAATAAAAGGGggaatttgttttatttctgtACCAAGATCCTGCTCAATCCTGTACCTGAAAACAAAGGGGAAGCCAAgcagaaaagaaaaagaaaaaggagaATGGTACAAAAATTTAGTCTTACTATCAATGCGGTGAACTTGTTTCGAGTGCAAAGCAAAACAGAGAAATCAAGCAAAAGCTGTTTTAGGGAGAAAGATAAGACACATACAATTTGAAGCGGTCTTCATAAGTGATCAAATTGACAGCCAATCCGAGATGCCCAAATCTCCCCGAGCGACCCACCTAAACAAGTAAACATACCAACATTAATTCATTATATCAAGTTCGGTTTTTGATCAAGTCCCAATTTTTTTCTTTGATGAGTTGTTTCTTCAAAAGTTAATTCCACATACCCTGTGAAGATAAGTTTCTGAATTCTTAGGGAAATCAAAATTGATGACAACGTTGACAGCTTGTATATCTATTCCTCTCGTAAACAAATCTGTATAATACACGAAAGCAAATCTTGGTACTGCCAAACATTGTGTTTAAGCACACACATATACTATTGTCGTTCCATTACATTTATGTAACTCACATTGAACTATAGAATTTCATCAAGGCAGATAGAAAAATCAGTAGTATACCAGTGCAAACAAGATTCCTGCAAGCACCATTTCGGAAGTCATGAAATACCCTGTTACGATGATCTTGCAGCATCTTAGCATGAATATAGAAGCAAGAATAACCCAACTCAGTGATTTTCTTCGCTAGCAACTCCACTCGATTCACAGAATTGCAAAAGATTATTGACTGGTTAATTTGCAGCTGTAAAGAGTAAAAGTATTACACATTTCCCATAAAGAAGAAGAAGGCTGCCATAATCAAGACTTGAGAAGTTATAATCAAACCTTAGAGAAAAGTGTATTCAGGCAATGAACTTTCTGTCTTTCTTCTACGAAAGCATAATACTGGGTAATACCTTTGAGTGTGAGTTCGTCCATTAAATTAATGACATAAGGTTTATGCAAATATCTGTCTTTAAAATCTTTCACGGTCACCGGGAATGTTGCTGAATACATCAAAATTTGCCGATTCCGAGGAAGAAAATTTATCAGCCGCTCTATGGAAGGTTGAAATTCAGGAGACAAAAGCTTATCCGCCTGAAACATTGAATCCAAATGATATTTAAAGCTAGCATATTTTAAACACCAGAATAAGCAAAAGAGATAGTCGCAATAATATTTGAAACTCTGGTTTGAGAGATACATTGAGAATGATACAGAAGCACCAGAAGTCTACACTAGAGAAATACTAATATTAAATAGCCAAAATGGGGGAAAGAGTAAGAAGACACGAACCTCATCCATAACAAGCATTAAACAATCCTTCAGAATGCATATCCCTTTATTGCTGAGATCAACTATCCTTCCAGGAGTTCCAACCAGTAAATGGACAGGTTTATACAACCTCATGATATCATCCTTCAGACTGGTTCCTCCTGTGGTCACCATCACTTGAATTTCCAAGTGCTTTCCCAGTTCCTTACAGACTTGAGATGTCTGAAGTGCTAATTCTCTAGTTGGTACTAATAGAACAGCTGCATTCATCAGCAAAAACACACAATTAGATGCTTAGAATAAGGACATGACAGAGCAGTTAACTGCATCAGAGTTAATTGATGAATTTTCACAAAGTAATCGATGATCAACATTCACAGGTCAAAAAACATAAGACATGGATAGAGCAAAGAAAATGATATCCTTCAAGTGATACGATGTTTCAATAACATTAGTGAATAAACAGTAAAACCTCGACACCTTAATTTAAGGTGGCTTTGATAATTAACCTCTTAAGAACTACAAAAAACTAATATGGGGACATAAGATCTAAAACTTTCCTATATTTGAAGAAATCTGGAAAATCACTCCTTTTCTGGATAATGGAAATCACTTCTTCCATATAACTTGAAAATGAATTCATCTCAAAGATTAATTTAACCAGCAAATTCAATTCAACTGTGCCCATGACAACTACAAATACTACCAAATATAATTTCATGGAAAAATGGAACAGATAAAAAGATAATCAAATTACTCTGTGAAAGATAAATCAAAAACAACTTGTAAGCGTCAATCACAGCATAACCACTTGGGAAAAACTAAAAACTTGTGCATAGAAATAGTTTTCAGGGAACGATATGTGGAGGTGACAACATTTTCTACTTCATTAAATATCAGGTACTACATCAGCACACATTAAAATCATTCTTGATATAAAAAAGATATAGTTTCTGGGTCAATAATTTGACACAAAATCAAATTAGTCAAATAACAAAATTCATCGGATCTTACTATTGACCTTTTTAGtagattcagattgatcatcattaaatcaaaatttgacTTAGGTTCATAACTTTCGAATTGATATTGAATCCGGTAAGGAGTGAGCAGCAAGTCTTGACCTGTCAACAACTCATGTTATCTATATTTTGACTCGAATTCTGTATTCCTCCCTAGgaataataaaaaattcaatttataaTAGACTAAACAAGTTCACAGCAAGTTTCATACAATATACTAGTTTATGAGAGAATTGCAATATTTCCTCAAACCATACTGGATTGAAAAGGCAGACTTAATGCTCGTTTCCTCAAAGATTCACTAGTTTTGAGGAATTTTAATGAAGCGACGAAATTTCTCACACAAATCACAGCAGCAAACACTTTCAAAGGTTAAAACGAGAGATTGACCATACTTTATTCATACACAGGTTAAAAAGAGAGATtgacaatatttattttcatacaACTTTTTGAACGGCTACCGATATGAACACCACAAAGAAATTTTTTGTACAACTGGATAAATAGTTCTTTCGACCAAATAACAGGTGCATGGATACCTTGAATGACATTGTTATCCGGATCAATTTTTTCTAATACGGGAATGCAGAATGCAGCAGTTTTCCCAGTACCATTTTTAGCACGGGCAAGAATGTCGCTACCAGTAAGAGCAATAGGGATACTCTCTTCCTGGATGGGAGAAGGCCTCTCGAACCCTTTCTCGTATATTCCCATCAACAGTTCACGTTTCAGAAAGTAATCCTCAAACTCATTTCCTTTGGTTGCAGTTACATCCTGTATGGAAGAAAGCATATTGGGTAATGCAACAAAAACGCAAGCCAGAGAAACCAGCTTTTTTCGTTGGATGATTTAATTCAGAAAAAAATATTCATATTAAGAGGGGAAAAAAGGAGGATGATCTCATTTTAACCTGCCACATGGGCATTTATATTCCGCGTGTCCAATAcaatgcatgtatatatatctaCGTGCCATTATATGTGCATGCGCCTTGTATATGAGGCATGTGTGTGTGTTTCCATTCTACTACAATGGAAGCTTAACAGAAAGAGTGACGAAGGAATTATCGTGTGGCAATCAGTTGGAGCAAAATGGTGCCTCAGGGCCATGTCGAAAATGAGTAAAGTCAAAGGTAACATGAACTTCCATCATTCCCAAGATCACTGAACCACCACCCTATTGCAGATGAGAAATAGAAGTGGCAAATCTTATTACTAGTGCAGTTATACGCAAGCAATCAACTGTTAGTGATATCAGATGACAATTCTGGTGGCCTAAGCACATATAGAGAGAAAAAGCAGGAAATTGAAAAAAGAGAGAGTTTACATACCAGCCTTGATCATGAATGCCCAAGATTTCTATATTGATGGAAATTTATCATAACCAAATATGTGATTCGATCCCTCTTCGTTTTTTTATGTCACAAATTCTTAACTTGGAAACAGTAAAATCACTAAATTATTATTTCCCTGTCTAGAATAAATGTCTGCTAGTCGTACTAACGAGGGATAACAAAAGTTTCACTTCCTTGCTATATTACATTCTAATAGCAGTCGAAACTTCGGATACGACACTGAAAACCCCTTCTTTTGGCTGCCAAGTACTCCACCAGATGAAGTACTCGACCAACTTATCTCGGTTAGCAAGACAAAAAACATAAGGCTATCAAAAGAACGTAAGCAACCACTCCCAACCATAACTAGTAACGTTCACCTTACAGGCTTACCTCAGTCTTATACCGGGTATCAGGTGGCGGAATCATCAATTGAGCCTTCCAATCTCGTGAACTAAATGGCACGACCAAAGTATAGAAGAGTAAGTCTCCGAGTAAATTCGAGAACAAAAAAATGGTAGAAACAAATATTCTCGATCTCTTCGATTTTAAGAGAAGTGCAAACTTGTCTTTTCGGTAGTAGAAGTGAAGCTCGTTAGGTAAgaaaagtaaaaacaataataactaAAAGCAAATTACGTGAATTTAAAGATCCCGTTCTTCGCAAAAGCATTATTACATAAAACATCAGGGAGAAAAGCTACAACTTTTGACATCAATATCCATGAAGTTGACAAAAAACCAAAACAGTGAAAAAACAGGCCAACGTTGCATGAAACACAAACATTAACGGAAAatagatttaaaaaaaactgAAAAAATTTCCTTCTAATAGACAATGAAATTGAAGAAACGTACGTGGAACCGATGGCTTCACCCTGAACATTTTTTTCGATTTCATTAGAAGAATCGGGAACAGTCGAGACACCATGGTTTCGCCTCATCCACTGCTGCGGCTGCTGATTCTGTCCCGTTCGTTGAGGGTATGGTGGTTGCAGCTGCGAGTAATGCGGGTTCCTGTTCTGAAAAACAGGGTTCGGGTTTAAGGCTCCGCCACCGCGGCCATTGCCGATCCCAGGTGGATACCATCCTCGCATGTTATTGTGATTCATCAGAAATTACACCGATTAACCGACTCTAAAATCTAATCAATTACAAGAAACGAAAAGAACTCACCCCAAAATTTAAAATCGGTTTCCTTTGGAAGAAGATGAATGAATGAACTATCAAGTGAGAAATGCGAGTAAAATATAGAATTACAGACGGTTTTTctctaaaatattatattagaaaAGAGCAACCCCTtatattttccttttttttttgaaaaaagaaaaagaactagatatatgttattattttaataaataaaaaattaaactctGTCTAACAAATTATATcactaataatttaatttttaaggtaaaaaaaacattaactcattggcaaaaacttgtatgaaaagatctcacgggtcgtattagTGAGACGAAtatattatttgggtcattaatgaaaaaatattactttttatgctaagagtattactttttattgtgaatatcggtaggattaacccgtctcacatattaagatccgtgagacggtctccaATGAAACGCACTCTAACCCATTCTATATTTTGATAGTGGATATAAATAACTtagtaaatttgaaaatttataaaGAGTTTAATATTAATTATGGATCTTATCTAAATTTAAACTACGTGAACAATGGAAATTATGGATGTTTTATTCAAATATTACATTTAAACTCATTCATAATGTACTGTAATCTATATTATTAAAGTAAAATCTATGTAATATTTTAGTAATCAAGGCCACTTTATAAATAAAGATTATAAATATAACATTCTCTAATGTAACAGACCGGCAAGACAACTTTCTCCCTTTCATTTTATATTCAAAATAACATACATTTATTAATTCTCAATTCTCATACATAAATACAATTTGTTCCAAAATTTTAAGGTAATTTCCAAGAAAATTTCTCTttgcaattaattttttttttttcattcattTATTGATTTACCAGTTTAGGTGCGGAGCCATCCTTAGGCTAAGGTGGGCTTCAGCTtcacttttttatttttattttaaattcttagttTTTGTCATGATTAAATGCTTATCACTAGGCCAAAAACTATAAATGTCAGCCAAGACACAACTTTATTTCTTTATAATTGTAGCAGTACAGAGTGCACATACTGGGGTCCTAATGGGTCGGACTGTTAGGCCCATGAGCCCGGGAAGGTGCATGTCTTATCTGTTGGTGGTATATCATATATATTAGATATCAGTCTTACAGTTTCTTTACTGTCGGTCATGTCACTAGCAAAGGCAGTATTACTCGTTAAGATCTGTTGTCACTCTTTTATGGTCCACTTAGCTAACCAGAT contains:
- the LOC140828813 gene encoding DEAD-box ATP-dependent RNA helicase 8-like, with the translated sequence MNHNNMRGWYPPGIGNGRGGGALNPNPVFQNRNPHYSQLQPPYPQRTGQNQQPQQWMRRNHGVSTVPDSSNEIEKNVQGEAIGSTSRDWKAQLMIPPPDTRYKTEDVTATKGNEFEDYFLKRELLMGIYEKGFERPSPIQEESIPIALTGSDILARAKNGTGKTAAFCIPVLEKIDPDNNVIQAVLLVPTRELALQTSQVCKELGKHLEIQVMVTTGGTSLKDDIMRLYKPVHLLVGTPGRIVDLSNKGICILKDCLMLVMDEADKLLSPEFQPSIERLINFLPRNRQILMYSATFPVTVKDFKDRYLHKPYVINLMDELTLKGITQYYAFVEERQKVHCLNTLFSKLQINQSIIFCNSVNRVELLAKKITELGYSCFYIHAKMLQDHRNRVFHDFRNGACRNLVCTDLFTRGIDIQAVNVVINFDFPKNSETYLHRVGRSGRFGHLGLAVNLITYEDRFKLYRIEQDLGTEIKQIPPFIDQAVYCQ